CCAGGCCAAGAAGCGCGAGCGCGGCGTCCAGCTTGACACCGAGCTCACTGCGGACGACCTCTGGGACCTGGTGGTCAGGTTCAAGGAGGAGATCTGGAAGCGGAAGGGCATGGCCTTCCCGGAAGACCCCTGGCAGCAGCTCTGGGGCGCCATCGGCGCCGTCTTCGGCTCCTGGGAGAACCCGCGGGCGGTGGCCTACCGCCGCATTTACGAGATCCCCTCTGACTGGGGCACCGCGGTCAACGTCCAGGCGATGGTGTTTGGCAACCTTGGTGACGACTGCGCCACCGGCGTCGCCTTTACGCGCGACCCGGCGTCCGGCGAGAAGGTCTTCTACGGGGAGTATCTGATCAACGCCCAGGGCGAGGACGTGGTCGCGGGCATCCGCACGCCGCAGCCGGTGACGAAGGCGGCCGCGGGCCCCGGGCAGGTCTCGCTCGAAGAGCTGATGCCGGATGTATTCCGGCAGCTGGACGAGACGCGCGAGGTCCTGGAACGCCACTACCGGGACATGCAGGACATCGAATTCACGATCCAGAAGGGCAAGCTCTGGCTCCTGCAGACCCGCAGCGGCAAGCGCACGGCGAAGGCGATGGTGAAGATCGCCGTCGACTTCGTGAAGGAGGGCCTGATCTCCGCCGATGAGGCGATCCTGCGCATCGAGCCCGACAAGCTCAACGAGCTCCTGCATCCGACGTTCGACCGCAACGCCCGCCGCGAGGTGCTCGCTACCGGGCTCCCGGCCTCGCCCGGCGCCGCGGTGGGCAAGATCGTGTTCAGCGCCGACGACGCTGTCGAGATGGCGAACCGGGGCGAGCAGGTGATCCTTGTCCGCATCGAGACGTCTCCGGAGGACATCCACGGCATGCAGGTCGCGGCGGGGATACTTACGGCGCGCGGTGGCATGACCTCGCACGCTGCCGTGGTGGCGCGCGGGATGGGCCGGACCTGCGTGGCGGGCTGCGGCGCGCTACAGATCGACTACCGCAACGAGAGCTTCTCGGTGGAGCTGGAGAACCATCGCACGGTGACGCTGCGGAAGGGGGCCGTGATCAGCCTGGACGGCAGCACCGGCGAGGTCATGCTCGGCTCCGTGCCCGTCGTCGCTGCCGAGCTCGACGAGGACTTCCAGACGATGATGAGCTGGGTGGACGAGCGCCGGCGCCTCAAGGTGCGCACGAACGCCGACACGCCCGGCGACGCGGAGTTGGCGCGCAAGTTCGGCGCGGAGGGCATCGGGCTTTGCCGCACCGAGCACATGTTCTTCGACCCGGAGCGCATCCTGGCCGTCCGCGAGATGATCCTTGCCGAGGACACGGAGGGCCGCCGGCGGGCGCTGGAGAAGATCCTGCCGATGCAGCGCCAGGACTTCGAGGGCATTTTCCGGGCGATGGACGGCTACCCGGTGACGATCCGGCTCCTCGACCCACCCCTGCACGAGTTCCTGCCCAAGACCGAGGAGGAGATCGCCCAGGTGGCTCGCGACCTCGGGCGCTCGGTCGACGACGTCCGCCAACGCAACGAGATGCTGCACGAGGCGAACCCGATGTTGGGCCACCGTGGCTGCCGCCTGGGCGTCACCTACCCGGAGATCTACGAGACCCAGGTGCGGGCGATCTTCGAGGCTGCCGTCAACGTGACGCGCGAGGGCGTGCGTGTCATCCCCGAGGTCATGATCCCGCTGGTGGCCGTCCCCGAGGAGCTGAAGCTGCTCCGCGCTCTGACGGTCGAGACGGCTGAGCGGATCATGAAAGACGCCGGCGTCAGCATCGAGTACCTGGTCGGCACCATGATCGAGCTGCCGCGGGCGTGCGTGGTCGCGGACCGCATCGCAGACCACGCCGACTTCTTCTCCTTCGGCACGAACGACCTCACGCAGACCACGTACGGCATCTCCCGCGACGACTCGGCGCACTTCGTGCCTTACTACCTGGAGCACGGCATTCTGACCAGCGACCCGACGGTGAAGCTCGACCAGGTCGGCGTCGGCGAGCTGATCCGCATCGGCATAGAGCGCGGGCGGCGCACGAAGCCAGCCCTGAAGGTCGGGATCTGCGGCGAGCACGGCGGCGAGCCGACCTCGGTCGAGTTCTGCCACCGCGAGGGCTTCGATTACGTGAGCGCCTCGCCCTACCGGGTGCCGATCGCCCGCGTCGCGGCGGCGCAGGGCGCTCTACGCGACCGCGTCGCCGTCGGCGTGAAGGCGGAGTGATCGGAAATGTCCGGCCTCGAGGTGCCCGCGGAGGGGACGCCTCTTGTCCGGGCCGAGAGGCGGCCCGGACAAGAGGCGCACCTGGCAAGCGCCGGCCATTCGCCGCGTCACGATGTTTGGCGCTGGTGTGTAGCCTGTCCACGCAGACTCCGCCTCGCTGCGTTCCGCGCGGCCGGGCCCTGGGACGTCGTGGCTTACGAGACTACGGCCTCGCTTCGCCCGTTTCGACAGGGCCGTCCTCCGAAAGGGAAGCTCGCAACCGCGCTAAGGCTTGAGAGTTAGGCGGTAGACGTCTGCGCGGCATCTTCGCGCCAGACTTCGAAAAAGACCTCTGTTACACGCGGGTCGAACTGAGACCCTGCGCCCTTCTGGATCTCGGCGAGGGCATCCTCTGGCGTCCAGGCATTCTTATACGGGCGATTGGAGATTAGGGCGTCGTACACGTCTGCGACGGATAC
This genomic interval from Dehalococcoidia bacterium contains the following:
- the ppdK gene encoding pyruvate, phosphate dikinase produces the protein MTTATTSPEQARTKDGKFVYLFGGGKADGNADMKDLLGGKGAGLAEMTNIGIPVPPGFTITTEVCTEFYKNNRQYPAGLEEQVREGVAFVENLLGRKFGDPERPLLFSVRSGARVSMPGMMDTVLNLGINDAVAEGLARESGDRRFAMDSYRRFVQMYGDVVLDLKPQDKEEDPFEVILQAKKRERGVQLDTELTADDLWDLVVRFKEEIWKRKGMAFPEDPWQQLWGAIGAVFGSWENPRAVAYRRIYEIPSDWGTAVNVQAMVFGNLGDDCATGVAFTRDPASGEKVFYGEYLINAQGEDVVAGIRTPQPVTKAAAGPGQVSLEELMPDVFRQLDETREVLERHYRDMQDIEFTIQKGKLWLLQTRSGKRTAKAMVKIAVDFVKEGLISADEAILRIEPDKLNELLHPTFDRNARREVLATGLPASPGAAVGKIVFSADDAVEMANRGEQVILVRIETSPEDIHGMQVAAGILTARGGMTSHAAVVARGMGRTCVAGCGALQIDYRNESFSVELENHRTVTLRKGAVISLDGSTGEVMLGSVPVVAAELDEDFQTMMSWVDERRRLKVRTNADTPGDAELARKFGAEGIGLCRTEHMFFDPERILAVREMILAEDTEGRRRALEKILPMQRQDFEGIFRAMDGYPVTIRLLDPPLHEFLPKTEEEIAQVARDLGRSVDDVRQRNEMLHEANPMLGHRGCRLGVTYPEIYETQVRAIFEAAVNVTREGVRVIPEVMIPLVAVPEELKLLRALTVETAERIMKDAGVSIEYLVGTMIELPRACVVADRIADHADFFSFGTNDLTQTTYGISRDDSAHFVPYYLEHGILTSDPTVKLDQVGVGELIRIGIERGRRTKPALKVGICGEHGGEPTSVEFCHREGFDYVSASPYRVPIARVAAAQGALRDRVAVGVKAE